Proteins encoded in a region of the Bacillus methanolicus genome:
- a CDS encoding efflux RND transporter permease subunit, which yields MSWFTKWSFGNKAAVTIMSILILCMGVISYFTLPMEFLPAADQPQISIVVMGQGTDSNTMEKQVTSPIENAVVGVKGKSNILSTTGDGFSKVDIFYESKTDMKEAKLEVQEVLNSLTLPPNVSKPIVVQLNTSMIPIADVAVTFKEGLTPKNMEFAKKKIEPYFKDIKGVASVQMYGNVDSYVSVKIDNELMAQKQVSLQNVLKILQGQNTALAIGEKVIDGKSSNIKVVGNIDELQTVKDLSVGPNVKLGDIAKIKIGKPEDTMTRINGNDGLLFIVTKDSSSNAVSISKEVKKAADQINKKYDNTEAEVIFTTAEMVETSVHSMIKEVLLGALFATIVIMLFLRNVRATFITIVSIPLSLALTLFLLDRSGVTLNILTLGGVAVAVGRLVDDSIVVIENIFRKMQQEKFSVQMVIDATKEVGTAITASTLTTVAVFLPIGLVGGGLQDFLLPFALTVTYSLLSSLVIALTVVPLMSAGLLKNTKLPEHKSPVPFKKLVIWSLNHKWVVLSLAFLLFAGSIAAYFTMPKGTVDNSNADFIQATLSYPNDTPIEKVKEKSLKLEKYLLEQDEVKDLFLEMGNNENAAKYGDIGSPTETSFMVMLKDKKDTDKVVKKIESIKNEFSDADFKVDAGSVMSNSKTTITVDVIGENLEDLEETSNKIKNSIKDIDGIKTVSTNQDEKKTVYSLNVNPAKANTEQIAQALGVMLNRTPLGTIELEEQQTNVFLEPVLDPKKPEDLKNVQIATATGMVPVSQVATLKKEEKPTNIFHKDGDTYIRVTAAVDPAKLSEISKEMNSKIFGDKKTDGIDIPDGVEVFIGGASVQQADDFSDLYKTMLVSVGIVFLIMVITFKTIRAPISILFSLPLAAIGAILGLLISRISVEETALLGALMLIGIVVTNAIVLLDRVKQNEKTMIMRDAIVEASVVRMRPIMMTAVATICAMLPLLFKKAEAGSLVSQSLAVVVIGGLAVATLLTLVVIPVVYELLHFKKSKKQRQSKETPAENLSL from the coding sequence ATGTCCTGGTTTACCAAATGGTCTTTCGGCAATAAGGCCGCAGTCACGATTATGTCAATTTTAATTTTATGTATGGGAGTTATCAGTTATTTTACCCTTCCTATGGAGTTTCTCCCTGCTGCCGACCAGCCTCAAATATCTATTGTAGTAATGGGTCAGGGCACCGACTCAAACACAATGGAAAAACAAGTAACTTCTCCGATCGAAAACGCTGTTGTCGGTGTAAAAGGGAAAAGCAATATTCTTTCCACAACCGGAGATGGTTTTTCAAAAGTTGATATCTTCTATGAGTCAAAAACAGATATGAAAGAAGCCAAACTGGAAGTTCAAGAAGTTTTAAACTCGTTAACTTTGCCGCCAAATGTATCAAAACCAATTGTCGTTCAGTTAAACACATCAATGATTCCAATCGCAGACGTGGCTGTCACTTTTAAAGAAGGATTAACTCCAAAGAATATGGAATTTGCAAAGAAAAAGATTGAACCCTACTTTAAAGATATTAAGGGTGTTGCAAGCGTGCAAATGTACGGAAATGTTGATTCATATGTTTCCGTTAAGATTGATAACGAATTAATGGCTCAAAAACAAGTATCCCTGCAAAATGTTCTGAAGATTCTTCAAGGGCAGAACACGGCCTTAGCTATCGGTGAAAAAGTCATTGACGGCAAATCAAGCAATATTAAAGTGGTTGGAAATATAGACGAACTTCAAACAGTGAAAGATTTATCGGTAGGTCCGAATGTAAAACTGGGTGATATTGCAAAAATTAAAATTGGGAAGCCAGAAGATACCATGACACGAATTAACGGGAATGATGGCTTGTTATTTATTGTTACAAAAGATAGCAGTTCAAATGCTGTAAGCATCAGCAAAGAAGTAAAAAAAGCTGCTGATCAAATTAATAAAAAATATGACAATACGGAAGCAGAGGTAATATTTACTACAGCTGAAATGGTTGAAACGTCCGTGCATTCTATGATAAAAGAAGTCTTGCTTGGAGCACTTTTTGCTACGATCGTCATAATGCTTTTCTTGCGGAATGTCCGTGCCACTTTTATCACGATTGTGTCGATTCCATTATCGTTAGCACTTACTTTGTTCTTGCTTGACAGGTCGGGGGTGACACTAAATATTCTAACGCTCGGAGGTGTCGCCGTTGCCGTAGGTCGGCTTGTGGATGACAGCATTGTCGTGATAGAAAATATTTTCCGGAAGATGCAGCAAGAGAAATTTTCTGTACAAATGGTCATCGATGCTACAAAGGAAGTGGGAACGGCAATAACTGCTTCAACCTTAACAACGGTTGCCGTATTTTTGCCAATCGGTTTGGTAGGGGGCGGCCTGCAAGATTTCTTGCTGCCATTTGCCTTAACGGTCACCTACTCCCTTCTTTCTTCATTAGTGATAGCCTTAACGGTCGTGCCACTAATGAGCGCCGGTTTATTAAAAAATACAAAGCTTCCGGAGCACAAGAGTCCTGTTCCATTTAAAAAGCTTGTAATTTGGTCACTTAACCATAAGTGGGTTGTTTTATCATTAGCATTCTTGCTATTCGCTGGTTCAATCGCCGCCTACTTTACTATGCCAAAAGGAACAGTCGACAATTCGAATGCTGATTTTATACAAGCAACACTAAGCTATCCTAACGATACGCCAATTGAAAAAGTAAAAGAAAAAAGCCTCAAGCTTGAAAAATATCTTCTGGAGCAAGACGAAGTCAAAGATTTATTTTTGGAGATGGGCAATAATGAAAATGCTGCAAAATATGGCGACATTGGCTCTCCAACCGAAACAAGTTTTATGGTTATGCTAAAAGATAAAAAAGATACCGACAAAGTCGTTAAAAAAATTGAGAGTATAAAAAATGAGTTTTCAGATGCGGATTTCAAAGTAGATGCAGGTTCTGTCATGAGCAATTCAAAAACAACTATTACAGTGGATGTGATCGGGGAAAATCTTGAAGACCTCGAAGAAACATCGAACAAAATAAAAAATTCTATTAAAGATATTGATGGAATTAAGACAGTATCAACCAACCAGGACGAGAAAAAGACTGTCTACTCTTTAAATGTTAATCCTGCCAAGGCAAATACTGAACAAATTGCTCAAGCATTGGGTGTGATGCTTAATCGCACCCCTCTTGGTACAATTGAATTGGAAGAACAGCAAACCAACGTATTTCTTGAACCGGTTTTAGATCCGAAAAAACCTGAGGATCTAAAAAATGTACAAATTGCGACGGCTACCGGTATGGTTCCAGTCTCACAAGTTGCCACTCTGAAAAAAGAGGAAAAACCAACCAATATATTCCATAAAGATGGAGATACCTATATCCGTGTAACCGCTGCTGTTGATCCGGCTAAGTTATCAGAAATCTCAAAAGAAATGAACTCGAAAATTTTTGGCGATAAGAAAACAGATGGTATAGATATTCCGGATGGGGTTGAAGTTTTTATAGGAGGAGCGAGTGTTCAACAAGCAGACGACTTTTCCGATCTATATAAAACAATGCTCGTATCGGTCGGAATTGTATTTTTAATCATGGTCATTACATTTAAAACGATCCGTGCTCCGATTTCAATTTTATTCTCCTTGCCTCTTGCGGCAATCGGTGCCATTTTAGGTTTGCTCATCAGCAGAATTTCCGTCGAAGAGACTGCACTACTTGGCGCCTTAATGCTAATTGGAATCGTCGTCACAAACGCAATTGTATTATTAGATAGAGTGAAACAAAATGAAAAAACAATGATCATGCGTGATGCCATAGTTGAAGCGTCTGTTGTAAGAATGCGTCCAATCATGATGACTGCAGTAGCCACAATCTGTGCAATGCTTCCGCTTTTATTTAAAAAAGCCGAAGCAGGAAGCCTTGTTTCGCAAAGCCTTGCCGTAGTAGTAATCGGAGGGTTAGCTGTTGCAACCTTGTTAACACTTGTTGTCATTCCGGTCGTCTATGAATTGCTTCACTTCAAGAAATCAAAAAAACAACGGCAAAGCAAAGAAACTCCTGCTGAAAACTTAAGTCTATAA
- the yhbH gene encoding sporulation protein YhbH yields the protein MTNANNHQFVISKEDWSLHRKGHDDQQRHQEKVQEAIRNNLPDLITEESIIMSNGQEVVKIPIRSLDEYKIRYNYDKNKHVGQGDGDSQIGDVVARDGSSDQSKGQGQGAGDQPGEDYFEAEVSLMELEEALFKQLELPNLQKKEQDKYLVENIEFNDIRKTGLMGNIDKKRTMMTAFKRNAMNGKPAFHPIYREDLKFKTWNEVVKPDSRAVVLAMMDTSGSMGIWEKYMARSFFFWMTRFLRTKYETVEIEFIAHHTEAKVVSENDFFTKGESGGTICSSVYRKSLELIDEKYNPRRYNIYPFHFSDGDNLTSDNARCVKLVEDLMKVSNIFGYGEVNQYNRHSTLMTAYKNIKNEKFRYYILKQKADVFHAMRSFFSKEENKVYA from the coding sequence ATGACCAATGCAAATAACCATCAGTTTGTGATTTCAAAAGAAGACTGGTCCCTCCATCGGAAAGGTCACGATGACCAGCAGAGGCATCAGGAAAAAGTCCAGGAAGCGATCCGCAATAATCTCCCAGATCTCATTACAGAAGAAAGCATCATTATGTCAAATGGTCAAGAAGTGGTAAAAATTCCAATTCGTTCTTTGGATGAATACAAAATCCGTTATAACTATGATAAAAACAAACATGTTGGCCAAGGAGATGGAGACAGTCAAATCGGTGACGTAGTAGCCCGTGACGGTTCCAGCGATCAAAGCAAAGGCCAAGGCCAAGGAGCCGGTGATCAGCCGGGTGAAGATTATTTTGAAGCAGAAGTCTCTTTAATGGAACTTGAAGAAGCACTGTTTAAACAATTAGAACTACCAAACTTGCAAAAAAAAGAGCAGGATAAATATTTAGTTGAAAACATTGAGTTTAACGACATTCGAAAAACTGGTTTAATGGGAAACATTGATAAAAAAAGGACAATGATGACTGCTTTTAAGCGAAATGCGATGAACGGAAAACCGGCATTTCATCCGATTTATCGCGAGGATCTGAAGTTTAAGACTTGGAATGAAGTGGTTAAACCCGATTCTAGAGCAGTTGTACTTGCCATGATGGACACGAGTGGAAGTATGGGAATTTGGGAAAAGTATATGGCCAGAAGCTTTTTCTTCTGGATGACAAGGTTTTTGCGAACAAAATATGAAACTGTTGAAATTGAGTTTATTGCTCATCATACAGAAGCAAAGGTTGTATCGGAAAATGATTTCTTCACAAAAGGAGAGAGCGGCGGAACAATTTGTTCATCTGTATATCGCAAATCGCTCGAATTGATTGATGAGAAATATAATCCAAGACGGTATAATATTTATCCTTTTCATTTTTCTGACGGTGATAATCTAACTTCAGATAACGCCCGCTGTGTAAAATTAGTGGAAGATTTAATGAAAGTATCCAACATTTTCGGATACGGGGAAGTGAATCAATACAATCGCCATTCTACTTTAATGACTGCATACAAAAACATTAAGAACGAAAAATTCCGCTATTATATCCTCAAGCAAAAAGCCGATGTTTTCCATGCGATGCGAAGCTTTTTTAGTAAGGAAGAAAATAAGGTCTATGCGTAA
- a CDS encoding PrkA family serine protein kinase yields MDILRKIEMFREAEEKLKWEGTFADYLQIVKKKPWVAQSAHSRVYNMIKDSGVEEVNGKKKYQFFSNQLFGLEEALERLVEEYFHPAAKRLDVRKRILLLMGPVSGGKSTLVTALKRGLEAYSLTDRGAVYAIKGCPMHEDPLHLIPHHLRQDFYEEYGIRIEGNLSPLNMMRLEKEYGGRIEDVLVERIFFSEDKRVGIGTFSPSDPKSQDIADLTGSIDFSTIAQYGSESDPRAYRFDGELNKANRGMMEFQEMLKCDEKFLWHLLSLTQEGNFKAGRFALISADELIVAHTNETEYRSFISNKKNEALHSRIIVMPIPYNLKVSQEEKIYEKMIRESDVSNVHIAPHTLKVAAMFTILTRLKEPKKGDIDLVKKMRLYDGESVEGFNSADVEELKKEYQDEGMSGIDPRYVINRISSTIIRKEIPSINALDVLRSLKEGLDQHPSITAELRERYLNFISLARKEYDEIAKKEVQKAFVYSYEESAKTLMDNYLDNVEAYCNKAKLRDPLTGEEINPDEKLMRSIEEQIGISENAKKAFREEILIRISAYARKGKRFDYNSHDRLREAIQKKLFADLKDVVKITTSTKTPDEQQLKKVNEVVARLIDEYGYNSTSANELLRYVGSLLNR; encoded by the coding sequence ATGGATATTTTAAGAAAAATTGAAATGTTTCGAGAAGCAGAGGAAAAGCTAAAGTGGGAAGGGACATTTGCAGATTACTTGCAAATTGTTAAAAAGAAGCCATGGGTAGCCCAATCAGCACATTCAAGGGTATATAATATGATTAAAGATTCAGGAGTTGAAGAAGTCAATGGGAAAAAGAAGTATCAATTCTTTTCCAATCAACTTTTCGGTCTCGAAGAAGCGTTAGAAAGGCTTGTAGAAGAATATTTTCATCCGGCTGCGAAACGCCTAGATGTTAGAAAACGGATTTTGTTATTGATGGGCCCGGTCAGTGGCGGAAAATCTACATTGGTTACTGCGTTAAAAAGAGGCTTGGAGGCATACTCCCTTACTGACAGAGGAGCAGTATATGCGATTAAAGGATGTCCGATGCATGAAGATCCGCTGCATCTGATTCCACATCATCTCCGCCAGGATTTTTACGAAGAATATGGAATACGAATCGAAGGAAATTTATCGCCGCTTAATATGATGCGCCTTGAAAAAGAATATGGCGGAAGGATTGAAGATGTATTAGTTGAAAGAATTTTCTTTTCCGAAGATAAACGCGTCGGGATTGGGACATTCAGCCCGTCCGATCCGAAATCTCAGGATATAGCCGATCTGACTGGAAGCATTGACTTTTCAACAATTGCCCAGTATGGTTCAGAATCTGATCCTCGTGCTTACCGTTTTGACGGGGAGCTGAACAAGGCAAACCGCGGAATGATGGAATTTCAGGAGATGCTGAAATGTGATGAAAAGTTTTTATGGCATTTGCTTTCGTTAACCCAGGAAGGTAATTTTAAAGCTGGACGATTTGCGTTAATTTCAGCTGATGAATTAATAGTAGCTCACACAAATGAAACGGAATATCGCTCGTTTATCTCGAATAAGAAAAACGAAGCGCTCCATTCCCGGATTATTGTGATGCCGATTCCTTACAATCTTAAAGTTTCACAAGAAGAGAAAATTTATGAGAAAATGATTCGCGAAAGTGATGTGTCCAATGTTCATATTGCTCCGCATACGTTGAAGGTAGCGGCTATGTTTACGATTTTAACCCGTTTAAAAGAGCCGAAAAAAGGTGATATCGATTTAGTTAAGAAAATGCGCCTGTATGATGGGGAAAGTGTCGAAGGGTTCAACTCAGCGGATGTTGAAGAATTGAAAAAAGAATATCAGGATGAAGGAATGAGCGGGATTGATCCGCGTTATGTCATCAATCGGATTTCGTCGACGATTATTCGCAAGGAAATCCCGTCCATTAATGCGCTTGACGTTCTCCGGTCGCTTAAAGAAGGATTGGATCAGCATCCATCAATTACAGCTGAATTAAGGGAACGCTATTTAAATTTCATTTCATTGGCACGCAAGGAATATGACGAGATCGCCAAAAAAGAAGTCCAAAAAGCGTTTGTTTATTCTTATGAGGAATCGGCCAAAACCCTGATGGATAATTATCTTGATAATGTAGAAGCGTACTGTAATAAGGCGAAACTTCGCGATCCATTAACCGGGGAAGAAATAAATCCGGATGAAAAATTAATGAGATCGATTGAAGAGCAAATCGGAATTTCTGAGAATGCAAAAAAAGCATTCAGGGAAGAAATTTTAATCAGGATTTCTGCTTATGCACGAAAAGGGAAACGGTTCGATTATAATTCACATGATCGTTTGCGTGAAGCGATTCAGAAAAAATTATTTGCGGATTTGAAAGACGTCGTTAAAATTACGACTTCAACGAAAACGCCGGATGAACAGCAATTGAAGAAAGTCAATGAGGTGGTCGCACGGCTGATTGACGAATATGGCTACAACTCTACATCTGCAAATGAATTGCTGCGCTATGTTGGAAGTTTGTTAAACAGATAA
- a CDS encoding aldo/keto reductase, which translates to MEKVKLAHDLSFSRIIHGLWRLAEWNMNPQEIVAMTEQCIELGITTFDHADIYGDYTCESLFGEALKLKPSLRESIQIVTKCGIKLRSSKYPEHEVKHYDTSKEHIIKSVNQSLKNLQTDYIDVLLIHRPDPFMDPEETAEAFSQLKREGKVRHFGVSNFTPSQFNMLNSYLEEPLVTNQVEISAVHLDAFHDGTIDQCLEKRIPPMAWSPLAGGRIFTSEGEKIERVRHVLEEVGKELGVRSPDQLLYAWLLIHPARIMPIVGSGKMERIKHAVKAMEIQMTRQQWFKIWIASIGQDVA; encoded by the coding sequence ATGGAAAAAGTAAAGTTGGCTCACGATTTATCATTTTCACGGATTATTCACGGTTTATGGCGTCTTGCGGAATGGAACATGAACCCACAAGAAATAGTAGCCATGACGGAACAATGCATCGAACTGGGAATTACCACTTTTGATCATGCCGATATATATGGAGATTATACTTGTGAGAGCCTTTTTGGCGAAGCTTTAAAACTGAAGCCGTCATTGCGGGAATCAATCCAAATCGTGACCAAGTGCGGTATTAAGCTTCGTTCTTCAAAGTATCCTGAGCATGAAGTGAAACATTATGATACGAGCAAAGAACATATCATTAAAAGCGTTAACCAATCATTGAAAAATTTGCAAACTGATTACATAGATGTGTTATTAATACACCGTCCTGACCCTTTTATGGATCCGGAAGAAACAGCGGAAGCTTTTTCGCAGCTTAAGAGAGAGGGAAAAGTACGCCATTTTGGCGTCTCTAATTTTACGCCTTCACAGTTTAATATGTTAAATAGCTATTTGGAAGAACCGCTCGTTACAAATCAAGTCGAAATTTCAGCAGTTCACCTTGATGCATTCCATGATGGAACAATAGACCAGTGCCTTGAAAAGCGAATTCCTCCTATGGCATGGTCCCCTCTTGCTGGAGGAAGGATTTTTACTTCTGAGGGAGAAAAGATAGAGCGGGTTCGTCATGTTCTAGAGGAAGTAGGGAAAGAACTTGGCGTGAGATCGCCTGATCAATTGCTTTATGCATGGCTGCTTATCCATCCTGCGAGAATCATGCCGATTGTCGGGTCAGGAAAAATGGAACGAATAAAGCATGCAGTAAAAGCTATGGAAATTCAAATGACCCGCCAGCAATGGTTTAAAATCTGGATTGCGTCTATAGGGCAAGATGTTGCATAA
- the ytvI gene encoding sporulation integral membrane protein YtvI, producing the protein MWKKWLWISVVVLVGLFLVPYSLPLIFAFITAVMLEGLVQWLMIKLRFNRLQAVIIVFTGYVLLMTVIGYNLISIIAEQTVALSGKTPNFMKNLYISVILPLIRKWEFYSKNLPKDVIVSIEKTLENSINSLDSFLQGVIQNTVNLLTAIPGFLIEFLIYLIALFLISLELPRLKAKMEMHLKEQTKRRVYLVANQLNKAGIGFIKAQIILSLLTFIMAFIGLSILKVPYTGLLSLLIVIVDILPILGTGSVLVPWAVIAILQDNHFLGIGLIVLFLIITVVRRIIEPKVYSTSLGISPLAALISLYIGFKLLGVVGVILGPALVIVFDTLKRANIIKMKFKI; encoded by the coding sequence ATGTGGAAAAAATGGTTATGGATTTCTGTTGTTGTTCTTGTCGGTCTGTTTTTAGTTCCTTACAGTTTGCCGTTAATTTTTGCTTTTATTACCGCTGTCATGCTTGAGGGACTTGTTCAGTGGCTGATGATAAAACTGCGTTTTAACAGATTGCAGGCTGTGATTATTGTATTTACAGGCTATGTCCTGTTAATGACCGTCATTGGCTATAACTTAATATCGATTATAGCCGAGCAAACTGTTGCATTGTCCGGAAAAACGCCAAATTTTATGAAAAACCTTTATATTTCTGTCATCTTGCCTCTAATAAGGAAATGGGAGTTCTACTCAAAAAATTTGCCTAAAGACGTGATCGTTTCAATCGAAAAAACTTTGGAAAACAGCATCAATTCTCTCGACAGCTTTTTGCAGGGTGTCATTCAGAATACGGTTAACTTGTTAACAGCGATTCCGGGATTTTTAATTGAGTTTTTAATCTATTTAATTGCTTTATTTTTAATAAGCCTCGAATTGCCTCGTTTGAAAGCGAAAATGGAAATGCATCTAAAAGAACAAACAAAGCGGAGAGTGTATTTAGTTGCCAATCAGTTAAATAAAGCAGGCATTGGGTTTATTAAAGCGCAGATTATTTTGAGTTTGCTTACATTTATTATGGCATTTATTGGCCTTTCCATTCTAAAAGTTCCCTATACCGGACTTTTATCTTTGCTGATCGTAATCGTTGATATATTGCCAATACTTGGAACAGGTTCGGTTCTTGTTCCATGGGCAGTTATTGCGATCTTGCAAGACAACCATTTTCTGGGTATTGGTTTAATCGTTTTGTTTTTAATCATTACCGTTGTCCGAAGAATTATCGAACCAAAAGTATATTCAACAAGCCTTGGCATTTCTCCGCTGGCAGCGCTTATCAGCCTTTATATAGGTTTTAAGCTGTTAGGGGTTGTAGGAGTAATCCTCGGGCCTGCACTTGTAATTGTTTTTGATACTTTAAAAAGGGCCAATATTATTAAAATGAAGTTTAAGATTTAG
- a CDS encoding HXXEE domain-containing protein, with protein MILEWLDAKIHLISVLWLFPILFMFHDFEEILTVEKWTKQNKEHVLTALPQSIRKYFYSSFKMTTLHFAQDVFWVYLSITAATILAVIFSFYYIFLVFLAIFFGHVFTHIGQAIFLKKYTPGVITSIFLVLPYSLYAYYRLLKEHIINGGDILWSILGICIAVPILLLFLVSKRNRATKNKEWFNPLQYNS; from the coding sequence GTGATATTAGAATGGTTAGATGCTAAAATTCATTTAATTAGCGTTTTATGGCTATTTCCCATTTTGTTTATGTTTCATGACTTTGAAGAAATTCTTACCGTGGAGAAATGGACCAAACAGAACAAAGAGCATGTTTTGACTGCTTTACCTCAATCGATCCGCAAGTATTTTTATAGTAGTTTTAAAATGACAACACTTCACTTTGCCCAAGATGTATTTTGGGTTTACCTCAGCATTACAGCGGCAACCATATTAGCCGTAATTTTCTCTTTTTACTATATTTTTCTAGTATTTCTAGCTATCTTTTTTGGACATGTATTCACGCATATAGGGCAAGCCATTTTCCTAAAAAAATATACTCCGGGTGTGATAACTTCAATCTTTTTGGTGCTGCCTTACTCATTATATGCTTACTACCGGTTGCTAAAAGAACATATTATTAATGGAGGAGATATTCTTTGGAGCATCCTGGGTATATGTATAGCTGTTCCTATTCTTTTACTCTTCTTAGTCAGTAAACGAAATCGAGCGACTAAGAATAAAGAATGGTTCAACCCCCTCCAATACAACAGTTAG
- a CDS encoding DNA-3-methyladenine glycosylase, with product MNHIFKGELIRPIQIKISPLKKQFYDKPTLELAKSLLGCLLVKKTEEGVASGFIVETEAYIGPDDRAAHSYNNRRTKRTEVMFRESGLVYTFVMHTHCLVNIVSGGPEKPEAVLIRAIEPFTGIDLMKQRRGMANIKNLTNGPGKLTKALGITMDDYGHCIAEPPLFISKGFQPEKISQGKRIGIENSGEAKDYPWRFWISENPFVSRKKADT from the coding sequence ATGAATCATATTTTTAAAGGGGAACTGATAAGACCAATTCAAATAAAGATCAGCCCTTTGAAAAAGCAGTTCTATGATAAGCCTACTTTGGAGCTGGCAAAATCTTTGCTTGGCTGTCTTTTAGTAAAAAAAACCGAGGAGGGAGTTGCTTCAGGCTTTATAGTTGAAACCGAAGCTTATATAGGTCCTGATGACCGCGCGGCACACTCCTATAATAACAGAAGAACAAAACGGACAGAGGTTATGTTTCGGGAATCAGGCCTTGTCTATACTTTTGTCATGCATACCCACTGTCTTGTCAATATCGTCAGCGGAGGCCCGGAGAAGCCTGAAGCTGTTCTCATCAGGGCAATAGAGCCATTTACAGGAATAGATTTGATGAAACAAAGACGGGGTATGGCAAATATCAAAAATCTCACAAACGGCCCTGGAAAACTGACAAAAGCTTTAGGCATCACGATGGATGATTACGGTCATTGTATTGCTGAACCTCCTTTGTTTATTTCAAAGGGGTTTCAGCCGGAAAAAATATCTCAAGGCAAAAGAATTGGAATTGAAAATTCAGGGGAAGCAAAAGACTATCCATGGAGGTTTTGGATTTCTGAAAATCCTTTTGTCTCAAGAAAAAAAGCTGACACATAA